Proteins from a single region of Spirochaetota bacterium:
- a CDS encoding replication-associated recombination protein A → MSLFDKSTYIPLAERMRPTTIEQFMGQKHLLSKGKLLYSVFEQKKALSLILWGDPGTGKTTLAHCIANACNMDSYFISAISAGVADVRKVIDKGKANRAAGVQTLLFIDEIHRFNKAQQDAVLGAVENGDIVLIGATTENPSFSIIAPLLSRTRVLRLYPLTEDDLRAIVTNALANDQELSHKNITLDADALDVLVQLAMGDARRALNILEAAVFLKDTGTIDKDTIFEAYKEQSIAYDKAGDKHYDTISAFIKSLRGSDPNAAVYYLARMLVAGEDPEFIARRMVIFASEDVGNAYPLALTVATSGMLAVKNVGLPECEIILAHMATFLASCPKSNASYMALVRAKEVASQQLHEIPLYLRNAPTQLMKQLGYAKGYKYPHDYPGHFVDEVYLPEKIKDLIFYEPSEEGNEKNIKQWLAKLWPKKYKKENDA, encoded by the coding sequence ATGAGTTTATTTGACAAGTCTACGTACATACCTCTTGCAGAGCGCATGCGCCCTACAACTATTGAGCAGTTTATGGGGCAAAAGCACCTGCTTTCAAAGGGCAAGCTTTTATATTCTGTTTTTGAGCAGAAAAAGGCTCTTTCACTCATACTGTGGGGTGATCCCGGCACAGGTAAAACTACACTTGCGCATTGTATTGCCAATGCATGCAACATGGATTCTTACTTTATCAGTGCAATCTCAGCAGGAGTTGCTGATGTGCGCAAGGTCATCGATAAAGGCAAAGCCAATCGTGCAGCAGGTGTGCAAACACTTCTTTTCATTGATGAAATTCACCGCTTTAACAAGGCACAGCAGGATGCAGTACTTGGTGCAGTTGAAAACGGTGACATCGTCTTAATTGGTGCAACTACTGAAAATCCGTCATTCAGTATCATAGCGCCACTTTTATCGCGCACTCGAGTGCTTCGGCTGTATCCTCTCACAGAAGATGATTTGAGGGCGATAGTTACTAATGCATTGGCCAATGACCAGGAACTATCGCACAAAAACATAACGCTTGATGCTGATGCATTAGATGTGTTGGTACAGCTTGCCATGGGTGATGCACGTCGTGCGCTCAATATTCTTGAAGCAGCCGTGTTTTTAAAAGACACAGGTACAATAGACAAAGACACAATTTTTGAAGCTTACAAAGAACAGAGCATTGCCTATGACAAAGCAGGCGACAAACATTACGATACAATTTCTGCGTTTATCAAGTCATTGCGCGGCTCTGATCCCAACGCTGCCGTGTATTATCTTGCAAGGATGCTTGTTGCAGGTGAGGATCCTGAGTTTATTGCTCGCCGTATGGTAATCTTTGCATCAGAGGATGTGGGCAATGCTTACCCGTTAGCACTTACGGTTGCTACATCCGGGATGCTTGCAGTAAAAAATGTAGGGTTACCAGAATGTGAGATAATCCTTGCCCACATGGCAACATTTTTGGCAAGCTGTCCTAAAAGCAATGCATCGTATATGGCTCTGGTGCGGGCAAAAGAAGTGGCATCACAACAGCTACACGAAATTCCTCTGTATCTGCGCAATGCTCCCACTCAACTTATGAAGCAGTTGGGATATGCAAAAGGGTACAAATACCCTCATGATTATCCCGGGCATTTTGTTGATGAGGTCTATCTACCTGAAAAAATAAAAGATTTGATTTTTTACGAACCATCTGAAGAAGGGAATGAAAAGAATATAAAACAATGGTTGGCAAAACTGTGGCCAAAAAAGTATAAAAAGGAGAATGATGCATGA
- a CDS encoding helicase-related protein, producing the protein MNETVNITNSIIDGDIIESSHWPEPVVVKKIQITNEYVNIVGQLTKSGNLIDQVIPISELSQIKNLSQTGSLFSEAWKVFCAIEALRYRFASMYDPLLAVNVSKVDPLPHQIEAVYGYILKYPQIRFMIADDPCACKTIMAGLIIKELKLRQVVKRILIVSPGHLKDQWRRELKERFDETFEVVDRNRFDAVYRTNIWDKENQIITSIDFAKRDDVRQTLAATHFDLIIVDEAHKMSAYRYGEKVDKSERYKLGEILSSRSHHLLFLTATPHKGDPENFRLFLDLLRQGFFASNEIIKESIDNKDNPLFIRRIKEDLYDFDGNPLFLPRHVHTITFELGTNSPHEKELYNELSKYVESQYNLALSKNKKRNIAFALVILQRRLASSTYALLQSLKRRKQRLEELNNNPSTKKIYEVSDIDDIEEMSEEERWEQENEWEVLSAAETVEELKKEIVIIDDLISKALYIIEKEEEIKLKKLKESLEELSKKVQELHKRKILIFTESRDTLEYLKTKLSQWGYKVNTIHGGMKLEERIRAESVFKNETELLIATEAAGEGINLQFCNLMINYDIPWNPNRLEQRMGRIHRYGQTREVFIHNLVASDTREGRVMTRLFQKIEEIKNALGSDKVFDVLGEVIDNKQFTQAMLDAAVNARTIDEIIESIDFKIDEDYIAKIKENLGQTLATRYIDYTRIKELSQKAKEQRLIPEYTQNFFIKAFEKCDGKIKHLDNGFLAIESIPSEIKKIADNEAFKRSYGSIVKKYPVVTFDKEAAQKNPAAEFISFGHPLFEAVLQWVENNFHATIFSGAQFYDPDGNLDGHILFFEGEIKDGTGSIAGKRLLSFYINQDVIKSISPFILWDLVEENNPTYNTISIPECINKVKNHAIHKLELYKNELLEERKRQAQIKLKYGMRSLEYLINKLDYELIDLNDRKHKGENVDIVIRNKEDRKKGYEKALEELKIRVEQEQNLTMSMPRFLGIVKVTPYPGKTKNDDMTSDEEIEAIGIRIAMEYEKSQGRNPEDVSAQNLGFDIRSSDSSGNIRYIEVKARAAIGDVELTQNEWFKAHRFEDDYYLYVVLNASKNPQLHIIKNPAKTIEPQKKIVRYYINIDQIINKGTKQ; encoded by the coding sequence ATGAATGAAACAGTTAATATAACTAATTCTATCATAGATGGAGATATTATTGAATCATCACATTGGCCTGAACCTGTAGTTGTAAAAAAAATACAAATCACTAATGAATATGTAAATATAGTTGGACAACTCACAAAAAGTGGAAATCTAATTGATCAGGTAATTCCAATTAGTGAATTATCTCAAATTAAGAACCTTTCGCAAACGGGCTCTTTATTTAGCGAAGCATGGAAAGTTTTTTGTGCCATTGAAGCATTACGCTACCGATTTGCCTCTATGTATGATCCATTGTTGGCTGTAAACGTATCAAAAGTGGACCCTTTGCCGCATCAAATTGAAGCAGTATATGGATACATATTGAAATATCCCCAAATACGGTTTATGATTGCTGATGATCCTTGTGCTTGTAAAACAATAATGGCAGGGTTAATTATCAAGGAGTTAAAATTGCGTCAAGTAGTAAAAAGAATTCTTATAGTTAGTCCAGGTCACCTCAAGGATCAATGGCGTCGCGAACTAAAAGAAAGATTTGATGAAACGTTTGAGGTTGTTGACCGCAATCGATTTGATGCTGTATACAGAACAAACATATGGGATAAGGAAAATCAAATCATAACTTCAATTGATTTTGCCAAAAGAGATGATGTGCGCCAAACCTTAGCAGCCACACATTTTGACCTTATCATAGTTGATGAAGCACACAAAATGAGTGCATATCGATATGGTGAAAAGGTAGATAAATCCGAACGATATAAACTTGGTGAAATTTTATCATCAAGATCTCATCATTTACTTTTTTTGACTGCAACACCTCATAAAGGTGATCCTGAAAATTTTAGGTTATTCCTTGATTTACTGCGGCAAGGCTTTTTTGCTTCCAATGAAATTATAAAAGAATCTATTGACAACAAAGATAATCCTTTATTTATCCGCAGGATCAAAGAAGATCTTTATGACTTTGATGGGAACCCCCTTTTCTTACCAAGGCATGTGCATACCATAACTTTTGAATTAGGAACAAACTCACCTCATGAAAAAGAATTATATAATGAGTTATCAAAATATGTTGAAAGCCAGTATAATTTGGCTTTATCAAAAAATAAGAAAAGAAATATAGCTTTTGCCCTAGTTATATTACAAAGACGATTGGCTTCAAGTACATATGCATTATTACAATCTTTGAAACGTAGAAAACAACGTTTAGAAGAACTAAATAATAACCCCTCAACAAAAAAGATATATGAAGTTAGTGATATAGATGATATTGAAGAAATGTCTGAAGAAGAACGATGGGAACAAGAAAATGAATGGGAGGTATTAAGTGCAGCCGAAACCGTAGAGGAATTAAAGAAAGAGATTGTTATAATTGATGACCTGATTAGCAAAGCTTTATATATTATTGAAAAAGAGGAAGAGATAAAGTTAAAAAAATTAAAGGAATCTTTGGAAGAGTTGAGTAAAAAAGTACAAGAACTACATAAACGAAAAATATTAATTTTCACTGAATCGCGCGACACACTAGAATATTTGAAAACAAAACTAAGTCAATGGGGTTACAAAGTTAATACAATTCATGGTGGAATGAAATTAGAAGAACGTATCCGAGCTGAGAGTGTATTTAAAAATGAAACAGAACTACTAATTGCAACTGAAGCAGCTGGTGAAGGTATAAACTTGCAATTTTGCAATCTTATGATTAATTATGATATACCATGGAACCCCAATAGATTAGAACAACGAATGGGTAGAATTCACAGATATGGCCAGACACGTGAAGTTTTTATACACAATCTTGTGGCAAGCGATACTAGAGAAGGACGTGTTATGACACGGCTATTTCAAAAAATTGAAGAAATTAAAAATGCTTTAGGTAGTGATAAAGTATTTGATGTTCTTGGCGAAGTTATAGACAATAAACAGTTTACTCAAGCCATGTTAGATGCCGCAGTAAACGCTCGCACTATAGATGAAATTATAGAAAGCATTGATTTCAAAATTGATGAAGACTATATAGCAAAAATAAAAGAAAATCTTGGACAAACATTAGCAACTCGTTACATAGATTATACACGTATTAAAGAGCTGTCGCAAAAAGCAAAAGAACAGCGGCTTATCCCTGAATATACTCAAAACTTTTTTATTAAAGCATTTGAAAAATGTGATGGCAAAATTAAACATCTTGACAATGGTTTTTTAGCAATTGAATCCATACCGTCTGAAATAAAAAAAATTGCGGATAATGAGGCATTTAAACGGTCTTATGGAAGCATTGTAAAAAAATATCCCGTTGTAACATTTGATAAAGAAGCTGCACAAAAAAATCCTGCTGCAGAGTTTATTTCTTTTGGACATCCTCTTTTTGAAGCTGTTTTACAATGGGTTGAGAATAACTTTCATGCTACGATTTTTTCAGGTGCACAATTTTATGATCCAGATGGCAATCTTGATGGACATATTCTTTTTTTTGAAGGTGAAATTAAAGATGGAACTGGAAGTATTGCAGGAAAGCGATTACTTTCATTTTATATAAACCAGGATGTTATAAAATCTATATCACCATTTATTTTATGGGATCTGGTTGAGGAAAATAACCCAACATATAATACTATTTCGATACCCGAATGTATTAACAAAGTCAAAAACCATGCCATACATAAACTAGAACTCTATAAAAACGAACTACTTGAAGAACGTAAACGCCAGGCCCAAATTAAACTGAAATATGGCATGAGGTCATTAGAATATTTAATAAATAAACTTGATTACGAACTAATTGACCTAAATGACCGAAAACACAAAGGAGAAAATGTAGATATTGTCATCAGAAATAAAGAAGACCGCAAAAAAGGATATGAAAAAGCTCTTGAAGAATTGAAAATCCGCGTTGAGCAAGAACAAAACCTTACCATGAGCATGCCACGTTTTCTTGGGATTGTGAAGGTTACACCATACCCGGGTAAAACTAAAAACGACGACATGACTAGTGATGAAGAAATTGAAGCTATTGGCATACGCATTGCAATGGAATACGAAAAAAGTCAGGGAAGAAATCCTGAAGATGTATCTGCGCAAAATTTAGGTTTTGACATACGATCAAGCGATAGTTCAGGAAATATACGATACATTGAAGTCAAAGCACGAGCAGCGATAGGTGATGTTGAATTAACACAAAATGAATGGTTTAAGGCACATCGCTTTGAAGACGATTATTATCTTTATGTGGTACTCAACGCATCAAAAAATCCCCAACTGCATATCATTAAAAACCCAGCAAAGACGATTGAACCGCAAAAAAAGATAGTACGATACTATATCAATATTGATCAGATTATCAATAAAGGGACAAAACAATGA
- a CDS encoding DUF1156 domain-containing protein, with protein sequence MNDKRFIEASFPVKEVSEISAKEKNIRHGHISTLHIWWARRPLAASRATAFAALVPMPQDPLEWQNKRNFIIELSKWENSNNSQIVEKAIKEILKANGGVPPKVIDPFSGGGSYPLEAMRLGCAAYANDYNPVAVLIEKATLEYPQKFGKLKLLHHNIESKTSISNKHSESNTLPYGDYAGHTNPLLAAVQYWGNWVLEEAKKELAQFYESPVKNQTPVGYIWARTVPCQNPACAIEIPLMRQYWLAKKDKKKIALHPVVRGAGNPVVFEIVAQGIDGYNPWPKGFNPQEGTVARANVRCPACGAVIDDKTTRKLFQSGKAGERMVAVVYTLSNKSGKYYRLATDDDIRIFEKAKQALETKISELREKWGMEPVPDEDMDQDDPTTVAGRGYGFKKWGDLFNPRQKLSLLVFADAVRRAYEMMCSQLHTIPLQQSLTNAYEPNKDEKNIEVKTTLEEFAKAVTVYLGIGIDRISIYQTSLGYWHNTRELINPGMGRQALAMTWDYSEGNIIGGNADWYSSITWIINALEHILQIQSYSSLKINSKLITLMTTQFSAVNLPYPDNYFDAVLTDPPYYDNVSYAVLSDFFYVWLKRTVGHLFPDLFATPLTPKSGEIIANVTLHKDKEKAKIFFEGQLSLSFKEMYRILKPGGIAVIVYAHKSTAGWETVINALLDSGLVVNASWPINTEMQARLNAKETASLASSIYIVARKLERIETGFYNEVKEELKNYMNQKLDRLWAEGISGADFFIAAIGSGIEVFGKYQKVMDYEGTIIRADVMLEDIRKLATDYAVRKILHNGFAAEINELTRFYVLYRWEYGEAKVQFDEARKLATSCGIDLTQYWNKNTFILKEKEFVSTLGPQDRKIEELEKSNELIDVLHHVLILWEKSKQTDLLKRLSESGYGKSEAFYRVAQAISECLPVDSKEKKLLDGFLAGKERLQKNIDDKNNNQKLFND encoded by the coding sequence ATGAATGACAAACGTTTCATTGAAGCCTCATTCCCTGTAAAAGAGGTGAGTGAAATTTCAGCTAAAGAAAAAAACATACGCCACGGTCATATAAGCACGTTACATATATGGTGGGCACGGCGACCATTGGCAGCAAGCCGCGCAACCGCATTCGCAGCACTTGTTCCCATGCCACAAGACCCACTAGAATGGCAAAATAAAAGAAATTTTATTATAGAGCTATCTAAATGGGAAAATTCAAACAACTCACAAATTGTTGAAAAAGCAATAAAAGAAATTTTGAAAGCAAATGGGGGTGTACCGCCCAAAGTCATTGATCCATTTTCTGGTGGAGGTTCGTATCCTCTTGAAGCGATGCGACTTGGATGCGCAGCCTATGCAAACGACTATAACCCGGTTGCCGTGCTCATTGAAAAAGCAACGCTTGAGTATCCACAAAAATTTGGGAAATTGAAGCTATTGCATCACAATATTGAAAGCAAAACGAGTATATCAAATAAACATAGCGAATCTAATACTTTGCCTTATGGCGATTATGCAGGTCATACCAATCCGCTTCTTGCTGCAGTACAATACTGGGGTAACTGGGTACTTGAAGAAGCTAAAAAAGAATTAGCTCAATTTTATGAAAGTCCAGTGAAAAACCAAACCCCGGTTGGCTATATATGGGCACGCACTGTTCCCTGCCAAAATCCAGCCTGCGCAATTGAAATACCTTTGATGCGACAGTACTGGCTGGCAAAAAAAGATAAAAAAAAGATTGCCCTGCACCCTGTGGTACGCGGTGCAGGTAACCCTGTTGTATTTGAAATTGTAGCGCAAGGGATAGATGGCTACAATCCATGGCCAAAAGGTTTTAACCCCCAAGAAGGAACTGTAGCGCGAGCCAATGTGCGTTGCCCTGCTTGCGGTGCAGTGATTGATGATAAAACCACACGCAAGCTGTTTCAAAGCGGCAAAGCTGGCGAGCGGATGGTTGCAGTGGTGTATACTCTTTCAAACAAAAGTGGCAAATACTACCGTCTGGCTACAGATGATGATATACGCATCTTTGAAAAAGCAAAGCAAGCGCTTGAAACTAAAATAAGTGAGTTGCGTGAAAAGTGGGGAATGGAACCAGTTCCGGATGAAGATATGGATCAGGATGACCCCACAACAGTTGCAGGAAGGGGTTATGGATTCAAAAAATGGGGCGATCTTTTTAATCCACGTCAAAAACTTAGCTTATTAGTTTTTGCTGATGCTGTGCGCAGAGCCTATGAAATGATGTGCAGCCAATTGCATACGATACCTTTACAACAATCACTAACAAACGCATATGAACCAAATAAAGATGAAAAGAATATTGAAGTAAAAACCACACTTGAGGAATTTGCAAAAGCGGTTACGGTGTATTTGGGGATTGGTATAGATAGAATATCCATTTACCAAACATCATTAGGATACTGGCATAATACACGAGAACTAATAAATCCTGGAATGGGTAGACAAGCATTAGCTATGACTTGGGATTATTCTGAGGGAAATATTATAGGTGGAAACGCTGATTGGTATTCATCAATAACTTGGATAATTAATGCTTTAGAACATATACTGCAAATACAAAGTTATTCATCTTTAAAAATAAACAGCAAATTAATAACACTAATGACAACACAATTTTCAGCAGTTAACCTCCCCTATCCTGATAATTATTTTGATGCAGTGCTTACCGATCCCCCATATTATGATAATGTAAGTTATGCAGTGCTATCAGATTTTTTTTATGTATGGCTCAAGCGCACTGTGGGACATTTATTCCCGGATCTTTTTGCAACTCCACTTACCCCAAAAAGTGGTGAAATTATTGCAAATGTAACTCTTCATAAGGATAAAGAAAAAGCTAAAATATTTTTTGAAGGACAACTATCGCTTTCATTCAAAGAAATGTATCGCATATTAAAGCCTGGCGGCATTGCTGTTATTGTCTATGCTCATAAATCCACTGCTGGTTGGGAAACAGTCATAAATGCCCTTTTAGACAGCGGTTTGGTTGTAAACGCATCCTGGCCAATAAATACCGAAATGCAGGCACGCCTGAATGCTAAAGAAACAGCTTCATTGGCTTCTTCCATTTACATTGTTGCGCGCAAGCTTGAGCGCATAGAAACTGGCTTTTACAACGAGGTTAAGGAAGAGCTGAAAAACTATATGAATCAAAAGCTTGATCGCTTGTGGGCGGAAGGCATTAGCGGAGCGGACTTTTTTATTGCCGCAATTGGATCAGGTATTGAAGTATTTGGCAAATATCAAAAGGTGATGGACTATGAAGGCACCATTATACGCGCGGATGTAATGCTTGAGGATATACGCAAACTTGCAACTGATTATGCCGTACGCAAAATTTTGCATAATGGCTTTGCTGCCGAAATTAACGAACTTACCCGTTTTTATGTGCTTTACCGCTGGGAATACGGCGAAGCAAAAGTGCAATTTGATGAAGCGCGCAAGCTAGCCACAAGCTGCGGGATTGACCTTACCCAGTACTGGAATAAAAATACTTTTATATTAAAAGAAAAAGAATTTGTAAGCACCCTTGGACCACAAGATAGGAAAATTGAAGAGCTGGAAAAATCAAACGAGCTTATTGATGTACTGCATCATGTGCTCATTTTATGGGAAAAGAGCAAACAAACCGATTTGCTCAAAAGGCTTTCTGAAAGCGGCTACGGTAAAAGCGAAGCATTTTACCGTGTGGCTCAGGCAATATCTGAATGTTTACCAGTAGACAGTAAAGAAAAAAAGCTTTTGGATGGGTTTTTGGCTGGTAAAGAACGATTACAAAAGAACATCGATGATAAAAATAACAATCAAAAATTATTTAATGATTAA
- a CDS encoding methylmalonyl-CoA mutase family protein, translating into MTHPEIIQKYTLKNHVRIVTAASLFDGHDASINIFRRIMIGTGAEVIHLGHNRSVWEIVKSALEEDVQAIAVTSYQGGHVEFLQYMYDLLKENNAQSIKIFAGGGGTILPHEIKELERYGICKIYSPDDGRAMGLQGMVNDLLSKCDYPVGNITHLDIEGIKQKNIRAIATAISACENFRDTVKADIASIEKLTKDNNTIVVGITGTGGSGKSSLIDELVLRFQQSNPDKTIAILSVDPTRQKTGGALLGDRIRMNAIYHPNVYMRSLATRGSKSSVSHNINDAIQILKLAGYDLILLETSGIGQAQTDVLDYSDISMYVMTPEYGAATQLEKIDMLDFADIVVINKFDKLGALDALRDVKKQVQRNKEAFDKTPDDMPVFGTIASRFNDDGVNVLFNYLIETINSKSTTRFLNYVAEKQKKDILYIVPPERSRYLSEITETIRKYNHKANEEALKAQYCFSLKNSIEYYTQHSGDTKIINDLKKKFEEAYASLDEESKRILQEWEDKKNNYQGEYYTYKVRGKEIKVKAYTQSLSHTKIPKVCMPKFKNWGDIVAWSMQENVPGQFPYTAGVYPFKREDENPTRMFAGEGIAERTNKRFHYLSYNMPAVRLSTAFDSVTLYGFNPDRRPDIYGKIGNSGVSISTLDDVKRLYSGFKLTDPNTSVSMTINGPAPIMASYFFNAAIDQECELYIQQHGLTDEVKKKIEEFYHKRNAVPPVYRASKLPDGHNGLGLLLLGVTGDMVLPADVYHNIKNHTLRTVRGTVQADILKEEQAQNTCIFSIDFALKLMGDMQEYFVKHKINNFYSVSISGYHIAEAGANPITQLAFTLANGFTYVEYYLARGLHIDDFGPNLSFFFSNGLDPEYSVIGRVARRIWAKAMKYKYGANERSQLLKYHIQTSGRSLHSQEIEFNDIRTTLQALYAIYDNCNSLHTNSYDEAITTPTEESVRRALAIQMIINQEYGLAKNQNPLQGSFIIEELTNLVEEEVLKEFDNISARGGVLGAMETMYQRNKIQEESLYYENKKMTGELPIIGVNTFLSKDGSPIQVPDEVVRATPEEKNIQLQSLEAFHAMWNPEASKALEKLKTAVKQHENVFETLMDVAKYCSLGQLTGTLYSVGGMYRRSM; encoded by the coding sequence ATGACTCATCCTGAAATTATTCAAAAATATACACTAAAAAATCATGTACGCATCGTCACTGCGGCATCACTGTTTGATGGCCATGATGCATCAATTAATATTTTCCGCCGCATTATGATTGGCACTGGCGCCGAGGTCATTCACCTGGGGCACAATCGTTCGGTGTGGGAAATTGTAAAAAGCGCACTTGAAGAAGACGTGCAGGCAATTGCTGTTACTTCGTATCAGGGCGGACACGTTGAATTTTTGCAATACATGTATGATTTGCTAAAAGAAAACAATGCCCAGTCCATTAAAATATTTGCAGGTGGCGGTGGCACCATTTTACCTCATGAAATAAAAGAGCTTGAACGCTACGGCATTTGTAAAATATATTCGCCGGATGACGGTAGGGCAATGGGCCTACAGGGCATGGTCAATGACCTTTTGTCAAAGTGTGATTACCCGGTGGGCAATATTACACATCTTGATATTGAAGGAATAAAGCAAAAAAATATCAGGGCGATAGCAACTGCAATCTCTGCCTGTGAAAATTTCCGTGATACAGTAAAAGCTGATATTGCATCCATAGAAAAGTTGACCAAAGATAATAACACTATAGTTGTGGGAATAACCGGCACAGGTGGCAGTGGTAAGTCATCACTTATTGATGAGCTGGTGCTGCGCTTTCAGCAGTCAAATCCTGACAAAACCATTGCAATACTTTCAGTTGACCCAACACGGCAGAAGACCGGAGGAGCTCTGTTAGGTGATAGAATCCGTATGAATGCCATCTATCACCCCAATGTGTATATGCGCTCACTTGCAACCCGTGGCTCAAAATCTTCAGTAAGCCACAATATTAACGATGCAATACAAATACTGAAACTTGCAGGTTATGATCTAATATTGCTTGAAACATCAGGTATTGGTCAGGCACAAACCGATGTGCTTGATTATAGCGACATATCAATGTATGTAATGACGCCAGAATACGGCGCAGCAACTCAACTTGAAAAGATTGATATGTTGGACTTTGCCGATATAGTTGTCATCAATAAATTTGATAAGCTGGGTGCGTTGGATGCACTGCGCGATGTAAAAAAACAGGTACAGCGAAATAAAGAAGCGTTTGACAAAACTCCTGATGATATGCCGGTTTTTGGAACTATCGCAAGCAGGTTTAACGATGATGGAGTAAATGTGTTATTTAACTATCTCATTGAAACAATTAATAGCAAGAGTACCACCCGGTTTTTGAATTATGTTGCTGAAAAACAAAAAAAAGATATTTTATATATTGTACCGCCAGAACGCAGTCGCTATCTATCTGAAATTACAGAAACAATTAGAAAATACAATCACAAAGCAAATGAAGAAGCACTGAAGGCACAGTACTGTTTCAGTTTAAAAAACAGCATAGAGTATTATACTCAGCACAGCGGTGATACAAAGATTATTAATGATCTTAAGAAAAAATTTGAAGAAGCATACGCTTCGTTGGATGAGGAAAGCAAAAGAATATTACAGGAGTGGGAAGATAAAAAGAACAATTATCAGGGTGAATATTATACCTACAAAGTGCGCGGGAAAGAAATTAAAGTAAAAGCTTATACACAGTCGCTATCACACACAAAAATTCCAAAAGTGTGTATGCCAAAATTTAAAAACTGGGGTGATATCGTTGCATGGAGCATGCAAGAAAATGTACCAGGACAGTTTCCTTACACTGCAGGCGTGTACCCTTTTAAACGCGAAGACGAGAACCCAACCCGTATGTTTGCAGGCGAAGGTATTGCAGAACGCACCAACAAGCGCTTTCATTATCTTTCGTACAATATGCCAGCGGTGCGGCTTTCAACAGCGTTTGATTCCGTAACACTGTATGGATTTAACCCTGATAGGCGCCCTGACATTTATGGAAAAATTGGCAACTCGGGTGTTTCAATTTCAACACTGGATGATGTAAAACGGTTATACTCTGGATTTAAATTGACCGACCCCAATACCTCGGTAAGCATGACCATCAATGGGCCTGCACCAATCATGGCTTCTTACTTTTTTAATGCTGCTATAGATCAAGAATGTGAGCTGTACATACAGCAACATGGTTTAACTGATGAAGTAAAAAAGAAGATTGAAGAATTTTACCATAAGCGAAATGCTGTGCCACCTGTGTACCGCGCATCAAAATTACCTGATGGCCATAATGGATTGGGCTTACTGCTTTTAGGCGTTACCGGTGATATGGTACTGCCAGCAGATGTTTACCACAACATAAAAAATCATACGCTGCGTACGGTGCGCGGAACTGTGCAGGCTGATATCCTTAAAGAAGAACAAGCGCAAAACACATGTATATTTTCAATTGATTTTGCACTAAAACTTATGGGCGATATGCAGGAATACTTTGTAAAACATAAAATTAATAATTTCTATTCAGTGTCTATTTCAGGGTATCATATTGCTGAGGCGGGAGCCAACCCAATTACTCAACTGGCATTTACGCTTGCTAATGGCTTTACCTATGTGGAATATTACCTGGCACGAGGCCTGCACATTGATGACTTTGGACCAAATTTATCGTTTTTCTTTTCAAACGGACTTGATCCTGAGTATTCTGTTATTGGCAGAGTTGCCCGCAGGATTTGGGCAAAGGCAATGAAATACAAGTATGGCGCAAATGAGCGCTCACAGTTGCTGAAGTATCATATACAAACATCAGGGCGTTCACTGCATTCGCAGGAAATAGAGTTTAACGATATACGTACCACATTGCAGGCGCTTTATGCGATCTACGATAATTGCAATTCACTGCATACCAATTCGTATGATGAAGCCATTACCACACCTACCGAAGAGTCCGTACGGCGAGCGCTTGCTATCCAAATGATTATTAATCAGGAATATGGATTGGCAAAGAATCAAAATCCACTGCAGGGTTCTTTTATAATTGAAGAGCTCACCAATCTTGTGGAAGAGGAAGTGCTAAAAGAATTTGATAATATCAGCGCACGGGGTGGGGTACTTGGTGCAATGGAAACCATGTATCAACGCAATAAAATCCAGGAAGAATCGCTGTACTATGAAAATAAAAAGATGACAGGGGAACTTCCCATAATTGGTGTAAATACTTTCCTTTCAAAAGATGGAAGCCCTATTCAGGTTCCAGATGAGGTAGTACGTGCAACACCGGAGGAAAAAAATATACAGCTACAATCACTGGAGGCATTTCATGCAATGTGGAATCCTGAAGCTAGCAAAGCGCTTGAAAAATTAAAAACCGCAGTGAAGCAACATGAAAATGTGTTTGAAACATTAATGGATGTGGCAAAATATTGTTCATTAGGACAGTTAACCGGTACATTGTACAGTGTTGGTGGTATGTACCGGCGAAGCATGTGA